A part of Candidatus Neomarinimicrobiota bacterium genomic DNA contains:
- a CDS encoding GWxTD domain-containing protein — protein MKSCRIILLSFIIFFNIAFLQGQTNNAKSEYISFDVDYASFKAEEGKLLLEVYFLVSRSEFKFNKEEEKFASRHTIEIEIFRNDTLIVEDAWERIDRTEDVESVSSSQLLPDFSAFVLPAGIYNMRVVMTDVNTKISGVKQERIVLQSYQSDELVLSDVEFATSIKSVESNGIFTKYGRDIIPNAASTYGNELPVLYLYCEIYNLKSEEEFKDTEYQVEYMVTDLNGEEIIKLPAKVIKKPGQSSIDMGGINVVSLRSKGYIFRIRVTDLATNEVATRSKKFFIYRPGEVQVLAEGNPSDAFIGDGSYLESIYAEMTLKELDDEWEKLKILANKNERNLYKGSEEAARRKVILNYWKVREGRVSRDDYLERAALAKRQWSGMRDGWKTDRGRVILTYGKPDEIDRNPHSVDSRPFEIWRYFNIEGGIEFVFVDKQGFSDYELVHSSARNELQDYNWQRWIQFSATQSSQIGTIGR, from the coding sequence ATCTTGTAGAATCATTTTATTATCATTTATAATATTCTTTAACATTGCTTTCTTGCAAGGACAAACCAATAACGCCAAGTCTGAATATATATCATTTGATGTGGATTATGCCTCCTTTAAGGCTGAAGAGGGGAAGTTACTGTTAGAAGTATATTTTCTCGTTTCAAGATCAGAATTTAAGTTCAACAAAGAAGAAGAAAAATTTGCTTCAAGGCATACTATCGAAATCGAAATATTTAGAAATGATACTCTTATAGTTGAAGACGCATGGGAGAGGATTGACAGAACAGAAGATGTTGAATCAGTAAGCTCGTCGCAATTATTACCCGATTTTTCAGCATTTGTACTTCCTGCCGGTATTTATAATATGCGAGTTGTAATGACCGATGTGAACACCAAAATTTCGGGAGTGAAACAAGAACGAATCGTATTGCAATCATATCAGAGTGATGAATTAGTTCTTAGTGATGTGGAGTTTGCAACTTCTATAAAAAGCGTTGAAAGCAATGGAATATTTACAAAATACGGAAGGGACATAATCCCCAATGCAGCTTCCACTTACGGCAACGAGTTACCCGTTCTTTATCTATATTGTGAGATTTACAATTTGAAGAGTGAAGAGGAGTTCAAAGATACCGAATATCAGGTTGAGTATATGGTTACAGACTTGAACGGAGAAGAGATCATTAAACTCCCGGCAAAGGTTATCAAAAAACCCGGTCAATCAAGTATTGATATGGGCGGCATAAATGTGGTCTCCCTTAGAAGTAAAGGCTATATTTTTAGGATAAGGGTCACTGATTTAGCAACAAATGAAGTCGCGACACGAAGCAAAAAATTCTTCATTTACCGACCCGGCGAGGTGCAAGTATTAGCTGAGGGCAATCCATCTGATGCGTTTATAGGCGATGGCAGCTACCTTGAGAGCATATACGCGGAAATGACGCTGAAAGAATTAGATGATGAGTGGGAAAAACTTAAAATTCTTGCGAATAAAAATGAACGGAATCTGTATAAAGGCTCCGAGGAAGCAGCAAGGCGGAAAGTAATTTTAAACTATTGGAAGGTAAGAGAAGGAAGAGTATCGCGTGATGATTATCTTGAACGCGCCGCATTGGCTAAAAGGCAGTGGTCAGGAATGAGAGACGGTTGGAAGACAGACAGGGGTCGCGTGATTCTCACCTATGGCAAACCTGATGAGATTGACAGGAATCCGCACAGCGTAGATTCGCGACCATTTGAAATCTGGCGGTATTTTAATATTGAGGGCGGAATTGAATTCGTCTTTGTAGATAAACAAGGATTTTCTGATTATGAATTGGTGCATTCCAGCGCAAGAAACGAACTTCAAGATTACAATTGGCAGCGTTGGATACAATTTTCTGCAACACAATCAAGTCAAATCGGTACTATTGGGCGTTGA
- a CDS encoding acyl-CoA dehydrogenase family protein, whose amino-acid sequence MRAYKGVDFYGIDGLLSEEERLTRDSVRNFVSEKVMPVIVENYRAGKFPVEMVNQLAELGVLGVSLPEEYGCAGSSSFIYGLICQELERGDSGIRSFVSVQSSLVMWPIFTFGSEEQKKKWLPVMAKGEVVGCFGLTESDAGSNPAGMRATAKKEENEWVLNGSKMWITNGSMADLALVWAKTDDGIRGFLVEKGTPGFSANEIRGKLSLRASDTSELVFDNCRIPMENVLPGSDGLKSPLSCLTQARYGIAWGVVGAAMACYDEALNYAKERIQFDKPIASFQLVQRKLVNMLTEITKSQLIAYRLGRLKDEGKATVERVSFAKRSNVKSALEVAKLAREILGAAGITDEHQAMRHMANLESVYTYEGTHDMHTLILGENITGIGAFN is encoded by the coding sequence ATGCGTGCTTATAAAGGTGTAGATTTTTATGGAATTGATGGTCTTCTCAGTGAAGAAGAACGTCTGACGCGAGACAGCGTCCGCAATTTTGTAAGCGAAAAGGTTATGCCTGTCATAGTAGAAAACTATAGGGCGGGGAAATTTCCTGTCGAGATGGTTAATCAGCTGGCGGAATTAGGTGTTCTCGGAGTCAGCCTTCCTGAAGAATACGGGTGCGCAGGTTCATCGAGTTTCATCTATGGATTAATTTGTCAGGAGTTGGAACGGGGCGATTCAGGAATCAGAAGTTTTGTGAGCGTACAGAGCTCGCTTGTGATGTGGCCTATTTTCACTTTCGGCAGCGAAGAACAGAAGAAAAAATGGCTGCCGGTTATGGCAAAGGGAGAGGTGGTGGGGTGTTTTGGTCTCACGGAGTCTGATGCGGGTTCCAATCCCGCCGGAATGCGAGCTACGGCAAAGAAAGAAGAAAATGAATGGGTGCTGAACGGCTCCAAAATGTGGATTACCAATGGCTCTATGGCGGATTTAGCTTTGGTCTGGGCAAAGACCGATGACGGAATAAGAGGTTTTTTGGTGGAGAAAGGAACTCCGGGTTTTTCTGCGAATGAAATCAGAGGAAAACTCTCGCTGAGAGCTTCAGATACTTCCGAGTTAGTGTTTGATAATTGCCGGATTCCAATGGAAAATGTCTTGCCCGGAAGCGATGGATTAAAATCTCCCTTATCGTGTTTGACGCAAGCGAGATACGGAATAGCGTGGGGAGTTGTAGGCGCTGCGATGGCATGTTATGATGAGGCGCTGAATTATGCGAAGGAGCGAATTCAATTTGATAAACCGATAGCGTCATTTCAACTGGTTCAAAGAAAACTTGTGAATATGTTAACCGAAATAACCAAATCTCAGTTAATAGCATATCGTCTTGGAAGATTAAAGGACGAGGGTAAGGCGACTGTTGAACGTGTATCTTTCGCCAAGCGGAGCAACGTCAAATCAGCCTTGGAAGTAGCGAAACTTGCGAGAGAAATATTGGGCGCCGCCGGAATAACCGATGAGCATCAGGCAATGCGGCATATGGCAAATCTTGAATCCGTATATACATACGAAGGTACTCATGATATGCATACACTTATATTGGGCGAAAATATTACAGGAATTGGAGCGTTTAATTAA
- the mce gene encoding methylmalonyl-CoA epimerase: MKKLDHVAVAVKSIEDMRQLFTDLLGVEPELENIPDENVNTAVYNLNDVSIELIEPAGEEGPINRFLDKRGNGLHHICFEVDNIEDAVKEYSSKGFEVIDSTPKRGTGGKQIVFLHPKSTGGILIELNSIPAEARKSDD, translated from the coding sequence ATGAAAAAATTAGATCATGTAGCGGTTGCGGTAAAATCGATTGAAGATATGCGGCAATTATTCACTGATCTGCTTGGCGTGGAGCCCGAATTAGAAAATATACCGGATGAAAATGTAAACACCGCTGTTTATAATCTGAACGATGTTTCAATTGAGCTCATTGAACCGGCTGGCGAAGAAGGTCCTATAAACAGGTTTTTGGATAAAAGAGGAAACGGATTACATCATATTTGTTTTGAAGTAGATAATATCGAAGACGCTGTGAAAGAATATTCGAGTAAAGGTTTTGAAGTTATTGACTCCACTCCCAAAAGGGGAACAGGCGGGAAACAGATAGTTTTTCTACATCCGAAATCAACCGGCGGGATATTAATAGAGCTCAATTCAATTCCGGCAGAAGCGAGAAAGAGCGATGATTAA
- a CDS encoding ROK family protein, which yields MESIKIGIDLGGSKFRIGLVNSDNAFIGDSIRVPIDEIIESDELVSRITDSVNSILDSNGLTKKDIVGMGIGSPGPLDPETGIILETLNLKYLRGYPLGDKLKESLSLNIVIGNDANCFVLGQQLAGAAAGYQNVFGITLGTGFGCGVIIDGALLEGSTGTAGEFAISPYLDGTFEDYISGRGLKKIYKKLSGELKRPFQIEDEARNGSTVAIEAFQEFGYHIGNSLSYIVNLLDPEIIVIGGSIANAYDLFIESVWKNLNKNIYKIPAERLKIEPAVDGELNAVLGAAMLVDARTKRIPGKE from the coding sequence TTGGAAAGTATAAAGATCGGCATTGATTTAGGGGGCTCAAAATTTCGTATTGGACTTGTGAACTCCGATAACGCATTTATCGGTGATTCCATTCGGGTACCTATTGATGAAATAATCGAATCAGATGAACTTGTCAGTCGAATCACAGATTCGGTAAATTCTATATTGGATTCCAACGGGCTGACTAAGAAGGATATTGTCGGTATGGGAATCGGCTCACCCGGACCGCTTGATCCGGAAACCGGCATAATACTTGAAACTCTAAATTTGAAATATCTCAGGGGATATCCCTTGGGTGATAAATTGAAAGAATCCCTATCATTGAATATTGTAATCGGTAATGATGCAAATTGTTTCGTTCTTGGACAGCAACTCGCAGGAGCGGCTGCCGGATATCAAAATGTATTCGGGATAACCCTGGGCACCGGATTTGGATGTGGCGTAATAATTGATGGAGCTTTATTAGAAGGGTCAACAGGTACAGCCGGCGAATTCGCTATTTCGCCCTATCTTGATGGTACGTTCGAAGATTATATAAGCGGAAGAGGGCTTAAAAAGATTTACAAAAAATTATCAGGCGAGCTAAAACGCCCATTCCAAATTGAAGATGAAGCGCGAAACGGATCCACCGTTGCTATTGAGGCTTTTCAGGAGTTCGGATATCATATCGGGAATTCATTATCTTATATTGTGAATCTCCTCGATCCTGAAATAATAGTTATTGGAGGTTCAATAGCCAACGCGTATGATTTGTTTATTGAATCTGTTTGGAAAAACCTCAATAAAAATATTTATAAGATACCTGCTGAGCGTCTCAAAATAGAACCTGCCGTGGATGGAGAGCTGAACGCTGTGTTAGGGGCAGCAATGCTGGTTGATGCGAGGACAAAACGTATTCCGGGCAAGGAATAA
- a CDS encoding Glu/Leu/Phe/Val dehydrogenase has product MINDNNPFDIAMHNFDLAAEKLGLSENMRQRIKFPQRVLIVSIPVRMDNGDVFRFEGYRVQHNMMRGPAKGGVRYHPNVTMDEVKALATWMTWKCAVVGIPYGGGKGGVTCNPKEMSQNELERLTRRYFSEIMPIIGPEKDIPAPDVYTNAQTMAWMMDTFSVNKGYTVPGVVTGKPIEIGGSLGRESATARGVIYTVESAAKHLNIDLSNATCAVQGYGNAGGNAARLIHELGTKVVAVSDSKGGIYNKNGLDPDEVAKHKKETDSVIGFSGADDITNTELLAIECDILIPAALENAITKENADDVKAKIIAEAANGPTTPEADKILEDKGIFIIPDILANAGGVTVSYFEWVQNGQNFFWSLEEINDRLRTVMLEAFKSVFETKEKYHAHMRIAANMLGISRVAEAAELRGLYP; this is encoded by the coding sequence ATGATCAACGATAATAATCCGTTTGATATTGCAATGCATAATTTTGATTTGGCTGCCGAAAAATTGGGGCTGAGTGAAAATATGAGACAAAGAATTAAATTCCCTCAGAGGGTATTAATAGTTTCCATACCGGTTAGGATGGATAATGGCGACGTTTTTAGATTTGAAGGTTACAGAGTGCAGCACAATATGATGAGAGGTCCCGCGAAGGGGGGTGTCAGGTATCATCCAAACGTGACGATGGATGAAGTGAAAGCGCTTGCAACATGGATGACGTGGAAATGCGCGGTTGTGGGAATTCCTTATGGCGGCGGGAAAGGAGGAGTAACCTGTAATCCGAAAGAAATGTCTCAGAACGAACTTGAGCGTCTCACACGTCGGTATTTCAGTGAGATTATGCCGATCATAGGTCCCGAAAAGGATATACCCGCTCCTGATGTATACACAAACGCCCAAACTATGGCCTGGATGATGGATACTTTCAGCGTAAATAAAGGATATACTGTTCCCGGTGTGGTGACAGGTAAGCCTATTGAAATTGGAGGTTCCCTGGGTAGGGAATCCGCTACTGCCCGCGGAGTTATCTATACAGTCGAAAGTGCGGCAAAGCATCTTAATATTGATCTGTCCAACGCTACCTGTGCCGTTCAGGGCTATGGAAATGCCGGGGGTAACGCAGCAAGATTAATCCATGAACTTGGAACCAAAGTAGTTGCCGTTTCCGATTCAAAGGGGGGTATTTATAATAAAAACGGATTAGATCCTGATGAAGTAGCGAAGCATAAAAAAGAGACCGATTCTGTAATAGGCTTTTCCGGTGCGGATGACATTACAAATACAGAACTTCTTGCCATTGAGTGTGATATCTTGATTCCTGCTGCCTTAGAAAATGCGATTACTAAAGAAAATGCCGATGATGTGAAAGCAAAAATAATAGCGGAAGCAGCTAATGGACCTACTACTCCTGAAGCTGATAAAATCCTTGAGGACAAGGGAATATTTATTATTCCTGATATTCTAGCTAATGCGGGCGGAGTAACAGTTTCATACTTTGAATGGGTTCAAAACGGTCAGAATTTTTTCTGGTCGTTAGAAGAGATAAATGACCGTCTCCGTACTGTAATGCTGGAGGCATTTAAATCGGTATTTGAGACGAAAGAAAAGTATCATGCGCATATGAGAATTGCCGCGAATATGCTTGGAATCAGCCGTGTAGCTGAGGCAGCGGAACTAAGAGGACTTTATCCGTAA
- a CDS encoding excinuclease ABC subunit C has translation MIKIDDPILADLPKSPGCYLFKNSDGEVIYVGKAKVLKNRVRSYFLKGTAKDGKTRLLVKKIKDLDWLATDNEVEAFILEANLIKEHKPRYNITLKDDKSFPFIRITNEPYPQVFLTRKVIRDGSKYLGPFTNVKKVRDALKVVKKVFSIRSCSYNINDEFISQKKAKICLDFHIKKCDGPCEGLIPQTDYALMVKQVEDYLNGKTAGVINYLKQKMSDSAADEEFEDAARFRDQLEIVKKRAEAQMVESFENKDRDFIAISHEDEDACGVVMRVREGKLIGQEHFFLKGINEEKSGVVLEQFLSQYYTNSETVPREVYTDIQIENAKSIEALLQKKSSKSVTLVQPQRGKKRKLLKMAMKNAELHLKEFLLNRIARADYIPKSLSALKKDLTLDEIPRRIEAFDISNFQGEDAVGAMVCFINGAPRKSEYRKFKIKTVQGPDDFSMMRELLLRHYRRVQDEDKPLPDLILIDGGKGQLSAAVTVLKNLDLMDIALIGLAKRLEEVYKPEHSESQNIAKTSPGLSLLRRIRDESHRFAVTYHRKLRKKRTLHSVLDDVRGVGPNKRNALLTEFKSVNDIKNAKIEELQSVQGISSKLAESIKKQLIELMD, from the coding sequence ATGATTAAAATCGATGATCCAATATTGGCAGATCTGCCGAAAAGCCCGGGCTGCTACCTGTTTAAAAATTCTGACGGCGAGGTGATTTATGTAGGTAAGGCGAAAGTCTTGAAAAACAGAGTCCGCTCCTATTTTCTGAAAGGAACAGCTAAAGACGGCAAAACCAGATTATTGGTCAAAAAAATTAAAGATTTGGATTGGCTCGCCACAGACAACGAGGTGGAAGCGTTCATATTAGAAGCCAATCTTATAAAGGAACACAAACCGCGTTATAACATAACACTGAAGGATGATAAGAGTTTTCCATTTATAAGGATAACAAATGAGCCGTATCCTCAGGTTTTTCTCACGAGAAAAGTAATTCGTGACGGGTCGAAATATCTTGGACCGTTTACAAACGTTAAAAAAGTTCGTGATGCGTTGAAAGTTGTCAAAAAAGTTTTTTCTATACGCTCTTGTTCTTACAATATAAATGATGAATTTATCAGTCAGAAAAAAGCGAAAATCTGTCTCGATTTTCATATAAAAAAATGTGATGGCCCCTGTGAAGGATTAATCCCGCAGACAGATTACGCTTTAATGGTGAAGCAGGTGGAAGACTACCTCAACGGGAAAACTGCCGGCGTTATCAACTATCTCAAGCAGAAGATGAGCGATTCTGCCGCGGATGAAGAGTTTGAGGATGCGGCACGGTTTCGCGATCAACTCGAAATAGTAAAAAAACGGGCGGAAGCTCAAATGGTGGAGTCGTTTGAAAACAAGGATCGCGATTTCATAGCTATTTCGCATGAAGATGAAGATGCTTGTGGTGTAGTTATGCGGGTGCGTGAAGGGAAACTCATAGGTCAGGAACATTTTTTTCTCAAAGGTATTAATGAGGAGAAATCCGGAGTAGTACTTGAACAATTTTTAAGCCAATATTACACGAATTCAGAAACTGTTCCAAGAGAAGTGTACACGGATATTCAGATTGAAAACGCAAAATCCATTGAAGCTCTGCTTCAGAAGAAAAGTAGTAAAAGCGTTACTCTCGTACAGCCACAGCGAGGAAAAAAGCGGAAGCTTTTGAAAATGGCGATGAAAAACGCAGAACTGCATCTCAAGGAGTTTTTGCTGAACAGAATCGCCCGTGCAGATTACATCCCCAAAAGCCTTTCCGCGCTGAAAAAAGATCTTACTCTTGATGAAATACCTCGAAGAATCGAGGCATTTGACATATCCAATTTCCAGGGAGAAGATGCGGTGGGCGCAATGGTCTGTTTCATTAATGGGGCGCCTCGAAAAAGTGAATACAGGAAATTTAAGATTAAAACCGTTCAAGGACCTGATGATTTTTCTATGATGAGAGAACTGTTATTGAGGCATTATCGTCGTGTGCAGGACGAGGATAAACCGCTTCCTGATTTGATACTTATAGACGGAGGAAAAGGTCAGCTGTCGGCTGCGGTGACAGTTCTGAAAAATCTTGATCTGATGGATATTGCTCTGATAGGTCTAGCTAAAAGATTGGAAGAAGTATATAAACCTGAACATAGCGAATCACAGAATATAGCGAAAACTTCTCCCGGACTGAGTTTATTGAGGAGAATAAGAGATGAGTCCCATCGGTTCGCGGTCACTTATCACCGCAAACTTAGAAAGAAGAGGACACTGCACTCTGTTCTTGACGACGTCCGAGGTGTTGGTCCTAATAAGAGAAACGCCCTTTTAACTGAATTTAAATCAGTGAATGATATTAAAAACGCCAAAATCGAGGAGCTGCAGTCCGTTCAGGGAATATCTTCAAAACTTGCCGAATCTATAAAGAAGCAGTTAATTGAGCTAATGGATTGA
- a CDS encoding ComF family protein produces MLCDASLEPENKLVCNSCWERLNPAEELESFISQDQIFSVFPYSPDMKTIIHELKYYGKTHLAGNLGNAVGKLILENKQLSNADYIVPVPLHKVRLRSRGFNQSELLSEKISEVTGISCVAGQLIRKRYTETQATLPLNKRAKNVEGAFQIKDDKIFNKKRVILVDDVITTGSTLLECIKVLKAGGAGEVKAVTAAMA; encoded by the coding sequence ATGCTGTGTGATGCGTCATTAGAGCCGGAAAATAAACTTGTTTGTAATAGCTGTTGGGAGAGATTAAATCCCGCCGAAGAATTAGAAAGTTTTATTTCGCAGGATCAGATTTTTTCTGTTTTTCCGTATTCTCCTGATATGAAAACTATCATTCACGAATTGAAGTATTACGGGAAGACTCATCTTGCCGGAAATCTCGGGAATGCGGTAGGCAAGTTAATATTAGAAAACAAGCAGTTATCCAACGCCGATTATATCGTTCCGGTACCTCTCCACAAGGTGAGATTGCGCTCAAGAGGGTTTAATCAAAGCGAACTCCTATCAGAGAAAATATCAGAAGTTACGGGAATATCTTGCGTCGCCGGTCAACTAATTAGAAAGCGGTATACTGAGACACAGGCGACTTTACCTCTGAATAAACGAGCTAAAAATGTTGAGGGAGCTTTTCAAATAAAAGACGATAAAATATTTAATAAGAAACGCGTTATCCTTGTTGATGATGTAATTACCACCGGCAGCACATTATTAGAATGTATTAAAGTTCTCAAAGCGGGTGGAGCCGGGGAAGTTAAAGCGGTAACGGCTGCGATGGCTTAA